A window of Corvus cornix cornix isolate S_Up_H32 chromosome 4, ASM73873v5, whole genome shotgun sequence contains these coding sequences:
- the MRPL35 gene encoding 39S ribosomal protein L35, mitochondrial, whose product MARSGSRRGPREGAVRGSCRRRLRPPRSAGTAPARALPPRQRAAAFCSVLGHSTGARFFLMFRDPAALGPPRAPALRPLRSVFGHGPAPAPLWTPRLLGVNRPRAGTPSVLSSVTPLLPSLLQQPARTLTYCSLRKGKRKSVKSVVKRFLRLHNGLWVRRKSGYKKKLWKKSAAQKKRLREFVLCTRTQCKLLDKMTTSFWKRRNWYIDDPYQKYHDRTNLRV is encoded by the exons ATGGCTCGGAGCGGCAGCCGGCGCGGCCCGCGGGAAGGCGCCGTGCGCGGGTCCTGCCGGCGCCGCCTCCGCCCCCCCCGCTCAGCGGGCACTGCGCCTGCGCGGGCGCTCCCGCCCCGCCAGAGGGCGGCCGCCT TCTGTTCAGTGCTCGGTCACTCCACCGGGGCTCggttcttcctcatgttcag GGATCCTGCGGCGCTGGGCCCCCCGCGCGCTCCCGCTCTGCGGCCCCTCCGCTCGGTGTTCGGGCACGgaccggccccggccccgctctgGACCCCGCGGCTGCTCGGCGTGAACCGGCcccgggcagggacaccctcgGTGCTCAGCAG tgtcacaCCTCTACTTCCAAGTTTactccagcagccagcaaggACCCTTACCTACTGCAGCTTAcggaagggaaagaggaaaagtgtGAAATCTGTGGTCAAAAGGTTCCTCCGGCTGCACAATGGCCTCTGGGTTAGGAGAAAG TCTGGTTACAAGAAGAAACTCTGGAAGAAGTCGGCTGCCCAGAAGAAGCGTTTGAGGGAGTTTGTGTTGTGCACAAGGACACAGTGTAAACTCCTGGATAAAATGACCACTTCcttctggaaaaggaggaacTGGTACATTGATGATCCCTACCAGAAGTATCACGACCGCACAAACCTTCGTGTGTAG